Genomic window (Helianthus annuus cultivar XRQ/B chromosome 3, HanXRQr2.0-SUNRISE, whole genome shotgun sequence):
AAGCCAATGTTGAAGAAAAGGTCTTTTATGCTTCATTTGTTGATTGATTAATGTTTATACGATGATGATTTTAACAAACTTTGGCTACATGCATGCAGGCAGAGAAGGCAACTGCAAGAACACAGGAAGAAAAAGACATAGCACACCAACGGAGGAAAGCTAAAGAAGCTGAAGCCAAGATGAACTTGCACATGGAGAAAGCCGAACACGCGGCCGAGAAGTTGCATGGGAAGCACCATGTTCTTGGTCATGATCCTGGGACCGGAGTGTATGGTGGGCATCACCAGACACATGTTGGGACTGTTGGTCAGACCACGGTCCCGGCCCACCAACAGACGTATGGAGCAGTGGACCCGGTTACTGGAGCAACGGTCCCAACCTATCCTCCGGGACACCTTCATGGGCATAAACATCTCTAgttctttttttgttttgttttaagttgttttttCTTTTGTGTGTTTTACGTTGGTTGTTTTGTAATGAACTAATGATTTGTCGATATTATGTAGTTGAATAATCAAAGAAGAATTGAATCAGGTGAAGTTGTGTTGGGCAATTCCTTGATTAATTAACTGAAAGTCTACCTATTTCAAGATGATCTTATCATTTAATTTTCTTTCGTCCCTGGTTTGTGGTTTGTCTAATTAGAATTCGACTAGTTTAAGGGGCGCTTGGTTTGCATAAATTTCTATGGAATTCAAGTGAAATTGGAATCGAAATTTCTATCTCTTAATATGTTTGGTTCGAATTTGATGAATTTGGAAACTCAATTTCGATCTTCATGTATTTGGTTGACAATGGAATTGGAATTAGGCATGAATTCCTTTTAACTAAAAGAATTTAAAatccttcctatatatatatatatatatatatatatgaaggaattaccgttttgacccgaacggtTTCAACCCGAgccgttttgacccgtaccgtttcaatcCGAACCGGTTTCGACGCAAACTGTTTTGACCCGTACCGGGGTTGTGGGTGACGGGGTGATTAATTCTAATTCATTTGacaatcaaacaaaaaaaatggaattgagatttCAATTTCCAACtccaattggaatgtttaaatttCAGATCCAATTTTTTCAAATTCTAATTcttatacaaattccaattctAATTCTAAAACGTTTCGCGAACCAGGTGACAGGGTGAATGATTGTTCATCTCAATCCAGATTGTTGATCTAAATCCTCAACACTAGCATTGAAATCTCCTAATTGGGTGTTCTTTCTAGGATCCTGTCCCTTTAACAATATCTTTAAAATAGGAACGGTAGATTTCTTGACCCCTAGCTAGCAACTATTGATAACCAATATAGATTATAGACAAGTAACATCAAATGTTCAAACAAAGTATAAATCAACAAAAGTAATCTATCCTAATCATGACCGACAAATCACAAATCCAGGAATTCCTGTGAATCAGCCATTTGGCGTGTCTAGTTCTAGTGGTCCCTCTGCAACATCCTAATCATGGTCCAATGTTGTTGGCTCGAACACAAGCACTAGTGTGGTTACAATTACTTCCGTTAAGACTCATCAACTTAACACTTCTGGTCCAACTCACAACTCACTTGGATACAACCCATGTAACAATTCATTCGAGTTTATATGAAgattttatttaacatgttagTAGGAGAGTTTATAGTCCAATTTGCTCAATTTTGACAATAATATTGGATCGAATAGTTAACTATGGTTTTAGAAAACGACGAAACCATATTGGATGTGTTAGTTGGACCGTTTAATCCATCAATAAATGGGCTGGTTTAGCGATTTGAACCGTTTTTCTTTCAGAATTActttttcaaagatttttaacATATTGTGCATATATATAACTAGGTAAAGATACTGTACAATattgcttatcgtacattacgtatgcttcaatctcaaccgtcagatcatcttcccgcattttaaaatcgcatgttgtttttttttataacaatttcacatgtgataattttttatgaattcgcatgtttttttaccaatttcgcatgtgataattttgatgaaatagcatgttgtttctttgtaacaatttcgcatgtggtaattttgatgaaatcgcatgttaaaaaaccaacatgcgaaattgttacaaaaaaataacatgcgaattcaatgcgggaagatgatcggacgaCTGAGATTATAACGTACgttaatgtacgataagggcatttgtacgttaacctaaccctatataacTATCTatcaaaaatataaaatatatactgATGATAATGTGGAATATGCACTATTGTAACCCTGAATCTTAACCTAATCAAATAGTTTGTTAATAATGATAACATGCTAGTTTAACttcaaaaacaaagaaaaaaacatAACTTATAATACCGTAGAATTGATTTAAAACAAAAGAAACatttacaaataaaaaaattaggttggtggcggtggtggtgagaACCCTGGGCATTTGGGGTTCAGTACCCCTTGTCATCCAAGTAGGAGGATTGAGTAGGGAAGCCGAGTAGTAGTACTCAGACGTGGTGAAGGTGAAAGAGTCGTTTAACgactaaatttaaaaaaaaaatcctatttCTAAAATACTATATATATCACAGTTTTAACCCGTTTTTTTAATCACTCTCCTCTACTCTCTCACTTCTATACTtgttttatatatacacacacacaatggATGTTCCATCTGATTCTAGTGGTCTTGGATTGCCTTCAGGGTTGACTAATTCTGGTGATGTTTTTTTCGACACGTCTGATTCTAGTAGTGGTATAGAGTTTTTGTCCAAAATGGCCACCGCAACAAGCGGTTTCTAGAGACAACAAAATCAAAGAAAAAGTATATGCCGAGTGATCATGAATTGTCTGATGAAGTTTTAATGAACGATTACTTCAATGCAAATACATTAGAGCGAAATTACGCGTACCAAAtgaattatttttctttttatttttttctatgttatTTAGAGGTTTTTCtatttttatcatatttttgtttttctaataaATAAAAGTGTCTTTTTTATTAAATGTTTAATttctatagtttttttttaaacttaagtACTTCAAGTAGTTTAATATTGTATCCatttagggatggcaatgggtcaggtttgggacgggtttaggtaatcccaaacccaaacccaaaaccAAACCCGGTttgataagcttgtcccaaacctgTTCCAAAACCCGTCAGGTTTTTAGCGGGTAAATACCTATCAGGTATCGGGTATACtcgcgggtttcgggtaaacccgttaatttaaaaagattactcgttgggtattctcatctcaaaacccattgggtatctatcgggtaactattaaccggttacattttgtattgtcattataaaaatatatatcaaataaactATAATGTATACGGAATAAAATAtctatatgtgtaaaaaatggatgtatcatatatatacatataacatatttaataatataaaagaaattatatcagATATACGGgcacactttatcgggtaattgggtcgggtaaacgggtatatcactaaatcctaAACCCATCCCAAACCCGcgtaaaaaataaaaactattcccaaacccgtccTAAATGTTTCGGGTTTACCCAACGGGTTCAGGTTTGATTGCAATCCCTATAATCtatgggcatgtttggctaagcttttcaaaacaacttattgacttatcaaaaagccaataagttgtttttgtgtttggctaagccaaaagtccttttagaaatgactttttgtaaagaagaaaaaggaggtttcaagaagtcacaatattgtgactttttggccagcttttaacttttcaaactctAAATTATCAATATACCCCTTCTTTACCCCCTTATATCTAAAAGAATGTcattttaatcattttacatcaataagctaatccaaacattttttttaaaaactcattttcaaaaaGTTCTTTTCTCAAAAGTCTTTTTACAAAAGCCCTTTTTAACTATAATAGATGCCCTATATCCATTGTTAACTTATTTTGTCGCATATTTTGGAATCAAAATTCGAATTGATTTTTAAAGAGTAGATGCAGTTGAAAGAAGAAGATTCAAAATTGGCGACGAAATGTGTAAGCAGATTTGACCATGATCACTACACCAGGTGTCACCCCCTCTCTACACCACCTTCACCTTCCTACCTGTAATCTcttcttcaaaaccctaattccctTCACCCCTAAATCCCATTTTCAACTTCAACTAGACCAAAACAATCCACCTACATTTCCAACACCAACAAAATGGACCCACGAGAATCATTACCACCACCGTCGTCACTGCCACGTCATcaaccccaccaccaccaccaggtTCACCACCAGCAGCTGCCGCCGGGAATGATGATGCCACCGAACAGTTACTCCACCCACCACCAACACCATCACCACCAGATACCCAACAGTTCTACAGCTGCTCCGGAGAGCAATAACAGCATCGTAACTCATGAAAGGTTCGGTCTTGACGGGTCGGGTCAGTACGGAGGCGGGTCGAATCCTCCCGGTGGGTTTAACATTGAGCCGGCGAGGAAGAAGAGAGGCCGGCCCAGGAAGTATTCGCCGGGTCCTGATGGTAACATTGCTCTTCGGTTAGCTCCGGCGCCGGTTactggtggcggtggtggtggtggtgggcgtCTGGAGGATtctaatggtggtggtggtggcaaccCGAATGCGGATCCGGGTGCCAAGAAACAAAGAGGACGGCCTCCGGGTTCGGGGAAGAAGCAGTTGGATGCTTTAGGTGACAATTTGATGTTTTTTGGTTATGGGTTTTGTTTGGATTATAGTAGGATTTATGTGCAGATGTTATATTTTATGTTATTGAATTAAGTAATTAATTAGGTGTGGTTGCATTTGAATCTCTGATTCAATCTTAAGGAGTAATGATTTTTTTATTgaaagtattttttttattatggtATTAAATAGGGTGTGATTAGTTTTACATCGAGtttataggttttttttttttttttgaaagatcaATTTTATTCACCAAAAAACGCCAATGACAACCTGTTACAAGGCGAAACAGGAAGCCGCGGCCACAACCAACCAACCAATTACATTGAGTTTATAGTTGTTGTGATCTTTTTTAACGGTTGTtaatttttgacaggatcacCAGGTGTGGGTTTTACGCCTCATGTCATCACGGTTAAAGCAGGAGAGGTATTGCTCTTAACTTTCACATATAATGTTGATCTGCATTTGAATCAAATTTCTAATTAATTTCATCTAGAAAACTGGATTagggtttatttttttaaacaaaagtgtCTTTGTATACTTGAATTATATTAGCTTTATACCGTTTGTTGATTCCATGGTATGTAAGTTATATGAAATCTTAATATTGGTTACTATTTGGTGTTTGTAAATATGTATGTAACAACATGAAATACTTTGACCAATATCTTTATTTTCTGTATAGAATTTAAGTTTTAGCAATTGCTTGCATGCGATGCAAGATCTTTTAGTTTCATTGACTTAAATTATAACAAGGACTTAAAGGCTGGATAGCTGGAGGAGCATTGCCATAAGTACAACCTTGAATAGTTTGACCCATATCTTTTGATTTCTGTACCGAATGCTAGATCTTTGAATTTCATTGACTTAAAATTAGACAATGGTTTAAAAGCTGGAATAAGCATATGGTAGTTGGAGGAGCTTTGCCATAAAAGCGTAAATTTGATTATTTGGTTTGTTACTTGTGCTTCAAGTTATCTGTAGCCTTTATTTCTTGAGTTACAAAATCAAAAAAGTATCATGTACTTGTGGCTTGTGCAATGATAAACATGAACATATACTTAGGTAGCGTTCgcttcatggaatggaatggaatggaattgggaagcttttctttgtaaaattgatcttggtttggggagggaggaatttgaaatccaatgaatttctttaatcaatgaaatttgtgactatttcaacattccattccattccttcattagagtgaaggatttctaaggaatgttgaaataatcacaaatttcattagagtgaaggatttcaaattcctccctcccccaaccaagatcaattttacaaagaaaaacttccgaattccattccattccatgaaacgaacgctaccttaaaTTGTTGTTTTGTTTTGGGTGGATTCCTTCCAGGATATAACTTCGAAGATGACAGCATTCTCACAGCAAGGACCTAGGACCGTTTGTATATTATCAGCAAACGGTGCGATCAGCAATGTAACTCTTTCTCAGCCTGCTATGTCCAGGGGCACTGTAACATATGAGGTAAGGTTTAATGGTTTATATACACatacatgcatatatatatatacacgtgtgtgtgtgttgttctGAAGTAACAAACTGACCCTTTTTATTGGACTGATGATGCCGTTTCTTTCAGGGGCGGTTTGAGATAATTTCTTTATCGGGTTCATTCATGTTGGCAGACAGTAATGGTAACCACAGCAGCAGGTCAAGTGGATTGAGTGTCTCCCTTGCAGGTTCAGATGGTCGGGTTTTGGGCGGTGGCGTTGTCGGGTCGTTAGTTGCAGCAACACCCATACAGGTCCCTCCCTCTCTAAAACTAAATTTGGGCATCGAAAGCGGTCTTGGCCAAACTTAAGTaatcaaatataatataatttcatCCCACACTATAACAATTGTAATCTTCTTCTATCAGGTGGTTGTTGGTAGCTTCATTGCGGATGCCAAAAAGCCTAAATCGAGTAGCGGCCCAACAGCAACACCACCTGGAAACATGTTGAATTTTGGTAGTGGAGGGTCTGTGCCTGGTGCCAGTCCACCATCTATCTAATGGGCCATCAAGCGAGTCATCCGAAGATAGAGGTAGGAGTCCTCTTCTTCATCGGCAACCGACTTCCTACAACAATGCTAGCCAACAACCACAACAGATGCCTATGTATTCCAATATGGGCTGGCCCAACTCCACCATGAACATGCTCCGCAATTGAACATTGGCCCAGTAAAAAATGGAATTTGTTAGGTTGGTATAGGATTAAGGATCTAAATCTCTGTATGATGATATGTTATTTTGTAGAAGTTATAATATAGGATGAATGGTAAATTGGTAATccattttaattaatttatatttgaGTTGTTATGTCAAAACAATATTTTAAAATTGACCATTTTTACTTCACTTCAAATGCAACCTCTTTTTCTTGTACTCTAAAATTAAAATATAAGCCTTTAATTGAAGATAAAGCAAAATAATAGAAGATTATGTATGTAAAAAGTCAATAGAAAAATAAAGTGCTTAAATGTAACTCTTTACTCTTATCCAAAAGAAATACTTCGGTAACAAGTCAAATTACATACTTCTATTATTTTGCTTTTAGTGTTGTATCGATTGTACGTTctcttattattttttattttttattttttgcgAACACAACATTCATAGTCAGATAACTAAAATAATGCATTTATACACATTACGTgcacaataatcatcaacaacaatagaTTAATTAGACATGACAATCATCATCTCACCAACAAAATATTTCAGATTTGGTTCACCATTATGAAATAGATTACTATATAAAGGAATActttgataaaaataaaaaataatacaaataaatCCTCTCTTATCCTAGAGGAACATCCGGTGGATAAGTGTTATGCTACGCAATAAAAAAGTTAGGAGTTTAAATCTTACAGGATACATGTTGTGATATATTTATCTTAGAAAATCTAGAATTTG
Coding sequences:
- the LOC110930290 gene encoding late embryogenesis abundant protein 18 — protein: MHSVKEKVSNAASAAKAHVESYKANVEEKAEKATARTQEEKDIAHQRRKAKEAEAKMNLHMEKAEHAAEKLHGKHHVLGHDPGTGVYGGHHQTHVGTVGQTTVPAHQQTYGAVDPVTGATVPTYPPGHLHGHKHL